The following proteins are co-located in the Nomia melanderi isolate GNS246 chromosome 1, iyNomMela1, whole genome shotgun sequence genome:
- the tinc gene encoding transmembrane protein tincar isoform X1 has product MFDRTVSRLVLFQNKMSMTGSLMGYENNNEVNQAKCKKPLKPLPIVSSINSSGAAATSKVKKTRSSSKRNSCIRGHVNSLWSVWYGILAVSLQAYIGLRYAKRFAAYVSLPWPADAPPPKLELYACLVLAGTGVVLLPVLLGAAFLKLGNLANDGIKLGRHLSACSRDPPSSLLANNHDHSLANNLWRHGGPTAAFVHLCTAMCFLLPSLLMEARLIHAGFLPKDAIWRTDLDWVVIHRDRLVVSSFLNPNVNLSILTGFITPQPFVTLTPHQEIEESPDDVVPTPGATGVGIDDAVESRPGDASGTFLGSFRSTSIGQIPSNARFLNTTPRTIANGRNADESSRAENGGATSVKVTAASTASNLPKETGPELTTRMIATTIEPATRAKTRARASMPATAATTPVTAGSANTSTITAILRSANATSRTSKNATDKYAAAARRPTAKTILRNAHSKNRSKPKGSARVSSTVRPVRLANDGGNMSAQTMALTMNSLADLDHPEKLNLEIETAETYGPVTLEYLNYAVALAVYSVRYPAVFWSCNKALGTIFSVQLVMNSAQSLLAYVGMSVLYKVQVVGPLKVLPVLRQQYRTLSGSSSGGAGAGSGTGNPGNAANAGSSGNSIAAAGSSITGTTSISTIFGDSYFLLNPHVTLVLFGLSSLLVLCSSMVMYFYAYGRFTAFLNQERERRVILPKENRERNGWVYFIHCTALCVFLAIAICSAPLLYDYSVVYRASLDGAILACIVATVLHLFLWLLVWICLTIKHRWTFKLRVTIGRATVRSARSVKLVTDVDLLSAKDEEDGTSAPLLVVGNGRTYTIADASPKKAIMSVIQKAAIERKARARGNADCVDGDSTADDEQIYWLRPKLRPSPTQSPSNANGAPTIEKGWLNKKLKPKVTFNDLPSTSGSRNKGKARRGGGVGDGAGPEDDGDYATLRELPLITSLDPADDSTSEENKLLECVNDDQVTYYASANRDLQPSEGDPSPLLTPDPMSDPASEPLPLPPPTPTRAPSTEVITASLTTNIQTNGGQTPRCLRRADSGMPHDELTPRSDSSNSPPLEGAGGGSGAGSVAGHSNGSSHSETSSSGVHSNASNASNASNASNASCQRRATSVDDLTGEHRVGEEPREQWRSCSLQRGVQPPTAVTGTFSSPTGRPGATGGGHSFAPSHYANHVSLLANANANASANANANANVNANATAIFSDAVPGSGSGSVSLTVTVSGSGASSGSSSSSGPIPGSGTGTPCSAVILENPNEATVVIRRKLSRTKLTEPLNPNEEPFGRSTNMRMTSFTESNDIRVHASSATLPHYPTQPIVTYPHCSTMPLPHVSHASVAGSHMSGSSGSCGSVPRHAYVAHPPQMHSSTVPAHTTLPSHHNGVRLLHPVPANNPFVKRFPPVPLHAQTWALPGHHTFPQTPQTNGKLSVAAQIRQTDRDSANFSMASSGDSDTCLPH; this is encoded by the exons ATGTTTGATCGAACGGTTTCTCGACTCGTGCTTTTTCAGAACAAGATGTCAATGACTGGGAGCTTGATGGGCTATGAAAATAACAACGAGGTGAACCAAGCGAAATGCAAAAAACCATTGAAGCCGCTTCCGATCGTGTCCAGCATAAACTCGAGCGGCGCCGCTGCGACGAGCAAAGTGAAAAAGACGCGCAGCTCGAGCAAACGAAACTCGTGCATACGAGGCCACGTGAACAGCTTGTGGTCCGTTTGGTACGGCATCCTGGCGGTTTCTCTGCAAGCTTACATCGGCCTGAGATACGCGAAGAGGTTCGCCG CATACGTCTCGCTGCCATGGCCGGCGGATGCGCCTCCCCCAAAGTTGGAATTGTACGCTTGTCTGGTGTTGGCCGGCACCGGGGTGGTTCTGCTTCCGGTGCTTCTCGGCGCGGCGTTTCTGAAACTCGGCAACCTGGCCAACGATGGGATCAAACTTGGCCGCCATTTGAGCGCGTGCTCGCGCGATCCGCCCTCCTCGTTGCTCGCCAACAATCACGACCACA GTCTGGCGAACAATTTATGGCGACACGGGGGCCCTACAGCGGCGTTCGTGCACCTTTGCACGGCCATGTGCTTCCTCCTGCCTTCGCTGCTCATGGAAGCTAGGCTCATACATGCCGGATTTTTGCCGAAAG ACGCAATATGGCGAACGGACCTCGACTGGGTTGTGATTCATCGCGATCGACTGGTCGTGTCCAGTTTCCTGAATCCGAACGTGAACCTGAGCATTCTAACTGGTTTTATAACTCCTCAGCCTTTCGTTACTTTAACGCCGCACCAGGAAATCGAGGAATCGCCGGACGACGTCGTACCGACACCGGGCGCGACGGGCGTCGGGATCGACGATGCCGTCGAGTCTCGTCCCGGGGACGCGTCGGGAACGTTTCTCGGCTCGTTCCGTTCCACGAGTATCGGACAGATTCCGTCGAACGCTCGGTTTTTAAATACCACTCCGAGAACGATCGCGAACGGTCGCAACGCGGACGAGTCTTCGAGGGCGGAGAACGGCGGCGCGACGTCGGTCAAAGTAACGGCCGCGTCGACCGCGTCGAATCTCCCCAAGGAGACCGGGCCAGAGCTGACAACGAGGATGATCGCGACCACGATAGAACCGGCGACGAGAGCCAAGACGAGAGCTCGCGCGTCGATGCCAGCCACCGCCGCTACGACGCCGGTAACGGCAGGCTCGGCGAATACGTCGACGATTACCGCGATCTTAAGGTCGGCGAATGCAACCTCGAGAACCTCGAAGAACGCCACGGACAAATACGCGGCCGCCGCTAGACGGCCAACCGCGAAGACCATTCTCAGAAACGCTCATTCGAAGAACAGGTCGAAACCGAAGGGTTCGGCGAGAGTCTCCTCGACCGTCAGACCCGTTAGATTGGCCAACGACGGAGGGAACATGTCGGCGCAGACCATGGCGCTGACGATGAACAGTTTAGCCGATCTGGACCATCCTGAAAAATTGAATCTCGAAATCGAAACCG CCGAAACTTACGGTCCCGTTACTTTGGAGTATTTGAACTACGCCGTGGCTCTCGCAGTGTACTCCGTACGGTATCCGGCGGTATTTTGGTCCTGCAACAAGGCGTTGGGCACAATTTTCAGCGTTCAGTTGGTCATGAACTCGGCGCAGAGCTTGTTAGCGTACGTCGGCATGTCCGTTCTGTACAAG GTTCAAGTTGTGGGACCGTTGAAAGTGTTGCCCGTTCTTCGACAACAATACCGGACGCTGTCGGGGTCCAGTAGCGGCGGCGCCGGCGCCGGCAGCGGCACCGGCAACCCGGGCAACGCGGCCAACGCCGGCAGCAGCGGAAACAGCATCGCCGCCGCCGGCTCGTCCATCACCGGTACCACCAGCATATCAACGATTTTCGGAGATTCCTATTTCCTATTGAATCCGCACGTTACTCTCGTCCTGTTCGGTCTCTCCTCTCTTCTAGTGCTGTGTTCCAGCATGGTGATGTACTTTTACGCTTACGGCAG ATTCACGGCCTTCCTGAATCAGGAGCGCGAACGACGAGTGATTCTGCCGAAGGAGAATCGCGAGCGGAACGGCTGGGTGTATTTCATCCATTGCACCGCCCTCTGCGTGTTTCTGGCGATCGCGATCTGCAGCGCGCCGTTGCTCTACGACTACAGCGTCGTGTATCGCGCCAGCCTGGACGGCGCGATATTGGCGTGCATCGTTGCGACCGTTCTCCACCTGTTCCTGTGGCTGCTCGTCTGGATCTGTCTGACCATAAAGCACCGATGGACGTTCAAGCTCAGGGTGACGATCGGTCGCGCGACCGTCCGATCGGCGAGGTCCGTGAAGCTCGTGACCGACGTTGATCTACTGTCGGCCAAGGACGAGGAGGACGGCACCAGCGCGCCGTTGCTGGTCGTGGGTAACGGTCGGACCTACACCATTGCCGACGCGTCGCCGAAGAAGGCCATCATGAGCGTGATACAGAAGGCGGCCATCGAAAGGAAGGCGCGCGCCCGAG GGAACGCGGACTGCGTCGATGGCGACTCGACGGCAGACGACGAGCAGATCTACTGGTTGAGGCCTAAACTTCGACCGTCGCCCACGCAATCGCCGAGCAACGCGAACGGTGCACCGACCATCGAAAAGGGCTGGCTGAACAAGAAATTGAAGCCCAAGGTCACCTTTAACGACCTGCCTAGTACGTCAGGCTCGCG TAATAAGGGAAAAGCCAGACGAGGTGGCGGTGTCGGCGATGGAGCTGGGCCCGAGGATGACGGAGATTACGCTACGCTACGAGAATTACCGTTGATCACGTCTTTAGATCCTGCCGACGATTCAACGTCCGAGGAGAACAAG TTGCTCGAGTGCGTAAACGACGACCAAGTGACTTACTACGCGAGTGCGAACCGCGATCTACAACCTTCGGAAGGTGATCCCTCGCCTCTCTTGACTCCAGACCCTATGTCCGATCCCGCCTCGGAGCCGCTTCCATTGCCACCTCCGACTCCAACACGCGCACCGAGCACCGAAGTTATCACGGCGTCACTAACCACTAACATTCAG ACGAACGGAGGACAAACGCCTCGCTGCTTGCGCCGAGCAGACTCGGGGATGCCCCACGACGAGTTGACGCCTCGCTCGGATTCCTCCAACTCACCGCCGTTGGAGGGAGCGGGCGGCGGCAGCGGAGCTGGCTCGGTGGCCGGGCACAGCAACGGGAGCAGCCACAGCGAAACCTCGTCGAGCGGAGTGCACAGCAACGCGAGCAACGCCAGTAACGCCAGTAACGCGAGCAACGCCAGCTGCCAACGACGAGCGACCAGCGTCGACGACTTGACCGGCGAGCATCGAGTCGGCGAGGAGCCGCGAGAACAATGGCGCAGCTGTTCCTTGCAGCGGGGCGTTCAACCACCGACGGCCGTCACCGGTACCTTTTCGTCGCCGACGGGCCGACCCGGTGCCACCGGCGGTGGCCATTCTTTCGCACCGTCGCACTACGCGAATCACGTGTCGTTGCTGGCGAACGCGAACGCAAACGCAAGCGCGAACGcaaacgcgaacgcgaacgtgAACGCGAACGCGACCGCGATCTTCAGCGACGCGGTTCCCGGCTCCGGATCCGGCTCCGTTTCTCTGACCGTCACCGTCTCCGGCTCCGGAGCCAGCTCCGGCTCCAGTTCCAGTTCCGGTCCAATTCCCGGTTCCGGCACCGGCACCCCTTGTTCGGCCGTTATTCTCGAGAATCCGAACGAAGCGACGGTCGTCATCAGACGCAAATTATCGAGGACGAAGCTAACGGAACCGTTGAACCCGAACGAAGAGCCGTTTGGTCGTTCGACGAACATGAGAATGACGTCGTTCACGGAGAGCAACGACATTCGGGTGCACGCTTCGTCCGCCACGTTGCCTCATTACCCGACCCAACCGATCGTCACCTACCCCCATTGCTCGACCATGCCGTTGCCCCACGTGTCCCACGCGAGCGTCGCGGGCTCGCACATGAGCGGGTCGAGCGGCAGCTGCGGGTCCGTGCCTCGGCACGCGTACGTCGCGCATCCCCCGCAGATGCACTCGAGCACGGTCCCAGCGCACACGACGTTGCCCTCGCACCATAACGGCGTTAGACTTTTGCACCCGGTACCGGCCAACAATCCCTTCGTCAAGCGATTCCCACCCGTCCCGCTGCACGCGCAAACTTGGGCTCTTCCGGGTCACCACACGTTCCCTCAGACACCGCAGACGAACGGCAAGCTGTCGGTGGCTGCTCAAATCAGGCAAACCGACCGCGACTCGGCCAACTTCTCCATGGCCAGCAGCGGCGATTCGGACACGTGTTTACCTCATTAG
- the tinc gene encoding transmembrane protein tincar isoform X2: protein MFDRTVSRLVLFQNKMSMTGSLMGYENNNEVNQAKCKKPLKPLPIVSSINSSGAAATSKVKKTRSSSKRNSCIRGHVNSLWSVWYGILAVSLQAYIGLRYAKRFAAYVSLPWPADAPPPKLELYACLVLAGTGVVLLPVLLGAAFLKLGNLANDGIKLGRHLSACSRDPPSSLLANNHDHSLANNLWRHGGPTAAFVHLCTAMCFLLPSLLMEARLIHAGFLPKDAIWRTDLDWVVIHRDRLVVSSFLNPNVNLSILTGFITPQPFVTLTPHQEIEESPDDVVPTPGATGVGIDDAVESRPGDASGTFLGSFRSTSIGQIPSNARFLNTTPRTIANGRNADESSRAENGGATSVKVTAASTASNLPKETGPELTTRMIATTIEPATRAKTRARASMPATAATTPVTAGSANTSTITAILRSANATSRTSKNATDKYAAAARRPTAKTILRNAHSKNRSKPKGSARVSSTVRPVRLANDGGNMSAQTMALTMNSLADLDHPEKLNLEIETAETYGPVTLEYLNYAVALAVYSVRYPAVFWSCNKALGTIFSVQLVMNSAQSLLAYVGMSVLYKVQVVGPLKVLPVLRQQYRTLSGSSSGGAGAGSGTGNPGNAANAGSSGNSIAAAGSSITGTTSISTIFGDSYFLLNPHVTLVLFGLSSLLVLCSSMVMYFYAYGRFTAFLNQERERRVILPKENRERNGWVYFIHCTALCVFLAIAICSAPLLYDYSVVYRASLDGAILACIVATVLHLFLWLLVWICLTIKHRWTFKLRVTIGRATVRSARSVKLVTDVDLLSAKDEEDGTSAPLLVVGNGRTYTIADASPKKAIMSVIQKAAIERKARARGNADCVDGDSTADDEQIYWLRPKLRPSPTQSPSNANGAPTIEKGWLNKKLKPKVTFNDLPSTSGSRNKGKARRGGGVGDGAGPEDDGDYATLRELPLITSLDPADDSTSEENKTNGGQTPRCLRRADSGMPHDELTPRSDSSNSPPLEGAGGGSGAGSVAGHSNGSSHSETSSSGVHSNASNASNASNASNASCQRRATSVDDLTGEHRVGEEPREQWRSCSLQRGVQPPTAVTGTFSSPTGRPGATGGGHSFAPSHYANHVSLLANANANASANANANANVNANATAIFSDAVPGSGSGSVSLTVTVSGSGASSGSSSSSGPIPGSGTGTPCSAVILENPNEATVVIRRKLSRTKLTEPLNPNEEPFGRSTNMRMTSFTESNDIRVHASSATLPHYPTQPIVTYPHCSTMPLPHVSHASVAGSHMSGSSGSCGSVPRHAYVAHPPQMHSSTVPAHTTLPSHHNGVRLLHPVPANNPFVKRFPPVPLHAQTWALPGHHTFPQTPQTNGKLSVAAQIRQTDRDSANFSMASSGDSDTCLPH from the exons ATGTTTGATCGAACGGTTTCTCGACTCGTGCTTTTTCAGAACAAGATGTCAATGACTGGGAGCTTGATGGGCTATGAAAATAACAACGAGGTGAACCAAGCGAAATGCAAAAAACCATTGAAGCCGCTTCCGATCGTGTCCAGCATAAACTCGAGCGGCGCCGCTGCGACGAGCAAAGTGAAAAAGACGCGCAGCTCGAGCAAACGAAACTCGTGCATACGAGGCCACGTGAACAGCTTGTGGTCCGTTTGGTACGGCATCCTGGCGGTTTCTCTGCAAGCTTACATCGGCCTGAGATACGCGAAGAGGTTCGCCG CATACGTCTCGCTGCCATGGCCGGCGGATGCGCCTCCCCCAAAGTTGGAATTGTACGCTTGTCTGGTGTTGGCCGGCACCGGGGTGGTTCTGCTTCCGGTGCTTCTCGGCGCGGCGTTTCTGAAACTCGGCAACCTGGCCAACGATGGGATCAAACTTGGCCGCCATTTGAGCGCGTGCTCGCGCGATCCGCCCTCCTCGTTGCTCGCCAACAATCACGACCACA GTCTGGCGAACAATTTATGGCGACACGGGGGCCCTACAGCGGCGTTCGTGCACCTTTGCACGGCCATGTGCTTCCTCCTGCCTTCGCTGCTCATGGAAGCTAGGCTCATACATGCCGGATTTTTGCCGAAAG ACGCAATATGGCGAACGGACCTCGACTGGGTTGTGATTCATCGCGATCGACTGGTCGTGTCCAGTTTCCTGAATCCGAACGTGAACCTGAGCATTCTAACTGGTTTTATAACTCCTCAGCCTTTCGTTACTTTAACGCCGCACCAGGAAATCGAGGAATCGCCGGACGACGTCGTACCGACACCGGGCGCGACGGGCGTCGGGATCGACGATGCCGTCGAGTCTCGTCCCGGGGACGCGTCGGGAACGTTTCTCGGCTCGTTCCGTTCCACGAGTATCGGACAGATTCCGTCGAACGCTCGGTTTTTAAATACCACTCCGAGAACGATCGCGAACGGTCGCAACGCGGACGAGTCTTCGAGGGCGGAGAACGGCGGCGCGACGTCGGTCAAAGTAACGGCCGCGTCGACCGCGTCGAATCTCCCCAAGGAGACCGGGCCAGAGCTGACAACGAGGATGATCGCGACCACGATAGAACCGGCGACGAGAGCCAAGACGAGAGCTCGCGCGTCGATGCCAGCCACCGCCGCTACGACGCCGGTAACGGCAGGCTCGGCGAATACGTCGACGATTACCGCGATCTTAAGGTCGGCGAATGCAACCTCGAGAACCTCGAAGAACGCCACGGACAAATACGCGGCCGCCGCTAGACGGCCAACCGCGAAGACCATTCTCAGAAACGCTCATTCGAAGAACAGGTCGAAACCGAAGGGTTCGGCGAGAGTCTCCTCGACCGTCAGACCCGTTAGATTGGCCAACGACGGAGGGAACATGTCGGCGCAGACCATGGCGCTGACGATGAACAGTTTAGCCGATCTGGACCATCCTGAAAAATTGAATCTCGAAATCGAAACCG CCGAAACTTACGGTCCCGTTACTTTGGAGTATTTGAACTACGCCGTGGCTCTCGCAGTGTACTCCGTACGGTATCCGGCGGTATTTTGGTCCTGCAACAAGGCGTTGGGCACAATTTTCAGCGTTCAGTTGGTCATGAACTCGGCGCAGAGCTTGTTAGCGTACGTCGGCATGTCCGTTCTGTACAAG GTTCAAGTTGTGGGACCGTTGAAAGTGTTGCCCGTTCTTCGACAACAATACCGGACGCTGTCGGGGTCCAGTAGCGGCGGCGCCGGCGCCGGCAGCGGCACCGGCAACCCGGGCAACGCGGCCAACGCCGGCAGCAGCGGAAACAGCATCGCCGCCGCCGGCTCGTCCATCACCGGTACCACCAGCATATCAACGATTTTCGGAGATTCCTATTTCCTATTGAATCCGCACGTTACTCTCGTCCTGTTCGGTCTCTCCTCTCTTCTAGTGCTGTGTTCCAGCATGGTGATGTACTTTTACGCTTACGGCAG ATTCACGGCCTTCCTGAATCAGGAGCGCGAACGACGAGTGATTCTGCCGAAGGAGAATCGCGAGCGGAACGGCTGGGTGTATTTCATCCATTGCACCGCCCTCTGCGTGTTTCTGGCGATCGCGATCTGCAGCGCGCCGTTGCTCTACGACTACAGCGTCGTGTATCGCGCCAGCCTGGACGGCGCGATATTGGCGTGCATCGTTGCGACCGTTCTCCACCTGTTCCTGTGGCTGCTCGTCTGGATCTGTCTGACCATAAAGCACCGATGGACGTTCAAGCTCAGGGTGACGATCGGTCGCGCGACCGTCCGATCGGCGAGGTCCGTGAAGCTCGTGACCGACGTTGATCTACTGTCGGCCAAGGACGAGGAGGACGGCACCAGCGCGCCGTTGCTGGTCGTGGGTAACGGTCGGACCTACACCATTGCCGACGCGTCGCCGAAGAAGGCCATCATGAGCGTGATACAGAAGGCGGCCATCGAAAGGAAGGCGCGCGCCCGAG GGAACGCGGACTGCGTCGATGGCGACTCGACGGCAGACGACGAGCAGATCTACTGGTTGAGGCCTAAACTTCGACCGTCGCCCACGCAATCGCCGAGCAACGCGAACGGTGCACCGACCATCGAAAAGGGCTGGCTGAACAAGAAATTGAAGCCCAAGGTCACCTTTAACGACCTGCCTAGTACGTCAGGCTCGCG TAATAAGGGAAAAGCCAGACGAGGTGGCGGTGTCGGCGATGGAGCTGGGCCCGAGGATGACGGAGATTACGCTACGCTACGAGAATTACCGTTGATCACGTCTTTAGATCCTGCCGACGATTCAACGTCCGAGGAGAACAAG ACGAACGGAGGACAAACGCCTCGCTGCTTGCGCCGAGCAGACTCGGGGATGCCCCACGACGAGTTGACGCCTCGCTCGGATTCCTCCAACTCACCGCCGTTGGAGGGAGCGGGCGGCGGCAGCGGAGCTGGCTCGGTGGCCGGGCACAGCAACGGGAGCAGCCACAGCGAAACCTCGTCGAGCGGAGTGCACAGCAACGCGAGCAACGCCAGTAACGCCAGTAACGCGAGCAACGCCAGCTGCCAACGACGAGCGACCAGCGTCGACGACTTGACCGGCGAGCATCGAGTCGGCGAGGAGCCGCGAGAACAATGGCGCAGCTGTTCCTTGCAGCGGGGCGTTCAACCACCGACGGCCGTCACCGGTACCTTTTCGTCGCCGACGGGCCGACCCGGTGCCACCGGCGGTGGCCATTCTTTCGCACCGTCGCACTACGCGAATCACGTGTCGTTGCTGGCGAACGCGAACGCAAACGCAAGCGCGAACGcaaacgcgaacgcgaacgtgAACGCGAACGCGACCGCGATCTTCAGCGACGCGGTTCCCGGCTCCGGATCCGGCTCCGTTTCTCTGACCGTCACCGTCTCCGGCTCCGGAGCCAGCTCCGGCTCCAGTTCCAGTTCCGGTCCAATTCCCGGTTCCGGCACCGGCACCCCTTGTTCGGCCGTTATTCTCGAGAATCCGAACGAAGCGACGGTCGTCATCAGACGCAAATTATCGAGGACGAAGCTAACGGAACCGTTGAACCCGAACGAAGAGCCGTTTGGTCGTTCGACGAACATGAGAATGACGTCGTTCACGGAGAGCAACGACATTCGGGTGCACGCTTCGTCCGCCACGTTGCCTCATTACCCGACCCAACCGATCGTCACCTACCCCCATTGCTCGACCATGCCGTTGCCCCACGTGTCCCACGCGAGCGTCGCGGGCTCGCACATGAGCGGGTCGAGCGGCAGCTGCGGGTCCGTGCCTCGGCACGCGTACGTCGCGCATCCCCCGCAGATGCACTCGAGCACGGTCCCAGCGCACACGACGTTGCCCTCGCACCATAACGGCGTTAGACTTTTGCACCCGGTACCGGCCAACAATCCCTTCGTCAAGCGATTCCCACCCGTCCCGCTGCACGCGCAAACTTGGGCTCTTCCGGGTCACCACACGTTCCCTCAGACACCGCAGACGAACGGCAAGCTGTCGGTGGCTGCTCAAATCAGGCAAACCGACCGCGACTCGGCCAACTTCTCCATGGCCAGCAGCGGCGATTCGGACACGTGTTTACCTCATTAG